A region of Deltaproteobacteria bacterium DNA encodes the following proteins:
- a CDS encoding BrnT family toxin codes for MRFRSDSRKAEANLRKHGVSFEEASTVFGDPLAATRDDPDHSVDENRYLTMGYSNRQRLLVVSHCDEGEDVRIISAREPTSKERRQYESEGRENR; via the coding sequence GTGCGCTTTCGGTCCGACTCTCGCAAGGCGGAGGCGAATCTCCGTAAACATGGCGTGTCGTTCGAGGAAGCTTCGACGGTGTTCGGGGATCCCCTGGCGGCCACCAGAGATGATCCCGACCATTCTGTTGATGAGAACCGCTACCTCACGATGGGCTACTCCAATCGGCAGCGGCTTTTGGTAGTCTCACATTGCGACGAGGGCGAGGACGTGCGCATCATCAGCGCTCGAGAGCCAACGTCGAAGGAGCGACGACAGTATGAATCAGAAGGCAGAGAGAACCGATAA